From the genome of Desulfurobacteriaceae bacterium:
AATTACAAAAATTTTAATTGACATGAATACTCGTTTAAGGAGAGCAATAATCGCTACAGAGGGAAATAGAGTTATAGACAGTTTTTATGTTACTGATATAGACTACAAAAAAATAGAAGATGAGAAACTTTTGGAAAAGATAAAAGAGAGAATACTGGAAGTGGTTAAGTAATGCGAAACATTAAACTAACAATAGAATATTTAGGAACCAACTATTACGGCTGGCAGATATTAAAAGGAAGACCTACAGTTCAAGGAAAAATAGTTGAAGTCTTGGAAAAAATATTAGGGCACGAAATCAAACTAACTGGTGCCAGTAGAACCGATGCAGGAGTTCACGCTCTTGGACAGGTAGCAAACTTTAAAACCACTAAGGATATTTCCCTCTTTAGAATCCAGTCTGCTTTAAATGGACTTCTTCCTGAGGATATAAAAATTATAGAGATTGGAGAAGTTTCTCTTGATTTTGATGCAAGAAGGTCTGCAAAAGGAAAAAGGTATAGATATCGCGTATATACAAGGAAAGTTCCAAGTCCTTTTGAATACAAGCGTTCTTGGTTCGTTCCTTTTGATTTAAACTTAGATTCTATGAAAGAAGCAAAGAAATATCTTGTAGGAACTTACGACTTTACCTCTTTTTCAAAACAAGACAGAAAGAAAGAAGTAAATCCTGTTAGAACAATAGACTCAATAGAAATACG
Proteins encoded in this window:
- the truA gene encoding tRNA pseudouridine(38-40) synthase TruA codes for the protein MRNIKLTIEYLGTNYYGWQILKGRPTVQGKIVEVLEKILGHEIKLTGASRTDAGVHALGQVANFKTTKDISLFRIQSALNGLLPEDIKIIEIGEVSLDFDARRSAKGKRYRYRVYTRKVPSPFEYKRSWFVPFDLNLDSMKEAKKYLVGTYDFTSFSKQDRKKEVNPVRTIDSIEIRKEGDILEFLFFGRSFLRHMVRIMVATLIEVGKGRLSPEEVKEIREKRDRKFAPFLAPPDGLYLEKVYYEDYPY